The Rhizophagus irregularis chromosome 2, complete sequence genome contains a region encoding:
- a CDS encoding uncharacterized protein (SECRETED:cutsite_GES-LY; SECRETED:prob_0.9501); SECRETED:SignalP(1-25) produces the protein MKPFTFIKALIPSLMLLATFHRGESLYVPRTDSSSAPITGGQDGCANIHNTFKKAETESFPFSDIKACYESFAFDNKRRTDTLDTMKKLYTGFYAFADLAKEQPVQGLDYKAMDLISEIDGLSQKSYANDFEFTTDATNLVSQLKDPHTLFFPICYTRFAFTQRLALYATVSQDGTQKIKIFKDSTESHNDDCEVDRIDGVAAIDAITQFARDNIFVSKDLGVRFNLALASLALQNGTYLLQPRSSQFTLRMVLPDKETTTYDLKCGTNTKTITRNWEAVINNPDDLNKFTDAKSYWNNFCANPPSDEKNQPPKEPESPPDVQPVRNVGKEPNVTSTTRKNKRKYHTKKDKKPHDKYCNVAYPIDPLTVNRDLLKSLSPTVKIDNLVFDAKIAQFYTLDNDVGVAVIATYDVGNEITSDTILSAFSNIQAGFKKLADSGAKKLVLDMSNNEGGLTVLSHFVNSLLFPGANPSLPTDFRLNDIVKGAILKASNGTNSIFTFSEYLKVDAKEFDNVNDFLASKFIENDIGNINGFFTASQSSLPWKSSDMIMLTNGFCGSSCASTSLLLSELHGVKSVAVGGFPNTPLSFSSFPGGQVFLLDDPLKRGFDLKTNFNSLELSNEPDFPKDMPTNTMLTFTVRKAFSTANPDQVLEYSFIPSTNHIFFDESSIRDPSKLWSQASTFI, from the exons atgaaaccATTCACATTCATTAAAGCATTAATTCCTTCTCTCATGTTGCTGGCAACTTTTCATCGAGGAGAATCTTTATATGTTCCAAGAACTGATTCTTCGTCAGCACCCATAACTGGTGGTCAAGATGGTTGTGCTAATATACATAATACTTTTAAGAAAGCTGAAACCGAgtcttttcctttttcggaTATAAAAGCTTGTTATGAATCTTTtgcttttgataataaaagaagaactgat acTCTTGATACgatgaaaaaactttatacCGGATTTTATGCATTTGCTGATCTTGCAAAAGAACAACCGGTTCAAGGCCTTGATTATAAAGCAATGGATCTCATAAGTGAAATTGATGGTTTGAGTCAAAAATCGTACGCTAATGATTTTGAATTCACG actgATGCTACTAATTTAGTATCTCAATTGAAAGATCCTCATACCTTATTTTTTCCAATATGTTATACAAGGTTTGCTTTCACTCAAAGGTTAGCATTATATGCTACCGTATCACAAGATGGAACgcaaaagattaaaattttcaaagacTCTACTGAATCTCATAACGATGATTGTGAGGTTGACCGTATTGATGGTGTCGCGGCCATCGACGCCATCACACAGTTTGCACGTGATAATATCTTTGTTTCTAAAGATCTTGGTGTCAGATTCAATTTGGCATTAGCATCTCTTGCGTTACAAAATGGAACTTATTTACTTCAACCTAGATCTTCACAATTTACTCTTCGTATGGTTTTACCTGATAAAGAAACCACAACTTATGATCTAAAATGTGGTACAAACACTAAAACCATTACTCGTAATTGGGAAGCTGTTATAAATAATCCTGATGACCTTAATAAATTCACTGATGCTAAATCTTATTGGAACAATTTTTGTGCAAATCCTCCCtctgatgaaaaaaatcaacCTCCTAAAGAACCAGAATCACCTCCAGATGTACAACCTGTACGAAATGTTGGAAAGGAACCAAATGTGACCTCGACTACTAGGaaaaataaacgaaaatatcacacaaaaaaagataaaaaaccaCATGATAAATATTGTAATGTAGCTTATCCTATTGATCCATTAACTGTTAATCGGGATCTTTTGAAATCATTAAGCCCTACtgttaaaattgataatctcGTTTTTGATGCCAAAATCGCTCAATTTTATACGTTGGATAATGATGTTGGAGTTGCCGTAATTGCAACATATGATGTCGGTAATGAAATTACTTCTGATACCATTTTAAGTGCATTTAGCAATATACAAGCCGGTTTCAAGAAATTAGCGGATAGCGGTGCCAAGaag ctcGTTTTGGATATGTCAAATAACGAAGGAGGACTTACTGTTCTTTCTCATTTCGTTAATTCTCTCTTATTTCCTGGTGCAAATCCATCACTTCCAACTGACTTTAGACTTAATGATATTGTGAAGGGGGCAATATTGAAAGCAAGCAATGgaacaaattcaatttttacttttagtgaatatttaaaagtagATGCAAAAGAATTCGATAATGTAAATGACTTTCTTGCCTCAAAATTCATTGAAAATGATATAGGTAACATCAATGGATTTTTTACTGCCAGTCAATCTTCACTTCCATGGAAATCAAGTGATATGATAATGTTAACAAATGGATTTTGTGGGTCGTCATGTGCTTCAACTTCCTTACTTTTATCTGAATTACATGGTGTTAAATCAGTTGCAGTTGGAGGATTTCCGAATACTCCATTATCTTTCAGTTCGTTTCCTGGTGGACAGGTTTTCCTTCTTGATGATCCTTTGAAACGAGGATTCGATTTAAAAACTAACTTTAATTCATTGGAATTAAGTAATGAACCAGATTTCCCAAAAGATATGCCAACCAACACTATGTTAACTTTTACCGTTAGAAAAGCTTTTAGTACCGCTAATCCCGATCAAGTTCttgaatattcttttatacCATCTACAAATCATATTTTCTTTGATGAATCGAGTATTAGAGATCCAAGTAAATTATGGTCTCAAGCTTCaactttcatataa